A region of Aliivibrio fischeri DNA encodes the following proteins:
- a CDS encoding MipA/OmpV family protein, which produces MSFFSIAEETKNTNEESLETEKNWGIAGVIRTASIPYETESETVSTFIPMMFFENEYVFINGMEGGVYLYEASDWQFSALMRLRYFDLPKEVQNKAGGDVVDTGLQVRYQINDEWFFDSEVMVDPEFRSYLNFKLGAEISSGDWWFNPTIETRFKEAEFNNYYYGLSEDSNQSIGSGIDFKAGFMSRYHVISNLYLLGGTYVSRLDDNAYDSQYIDNRWEYEYFLGVGFFAEEGKPTRKNIGNKPYLRVAHGWATPSNIGDIIRLDSEKDPHNNQMTSVFYGLPLTDELFSLPLDLYLTPGYVQHWKSDVQNLSSEFVVAIKAYATIPWPTKWRFGVAEGLSYINHVSYIEQTEMDRKGYRESKLLNYLDFSFDINLGDLFNKREWDSVWLGYSIHHRSAIFENSSQYGRIKGGSNYNSVYLQFDL; this is translated from the coding sequence ATAAGTTTTTTCTCGATTGCGGAAGAGACCAAAAATACAAATGAAGAATCATTAGAAACTGAAAAAAACTGGGGTATTGCCGGGGTAATTAGAACAGCAAGCATTCCTTATGAGACTGAATCAGAAACAGTTTCAACTTTCATTCCAATGATGTTTTTTGAAAATGAATACGTGTTTATAAACGGCATGGAAGGTGGCGTTTATCTTTATGAAGCGAGCGATTGGCAATTTAGTGCTTTAATGAGGCTACGTTATTTTGATTTGCCAAAAGAAGTGCAGAATAAAGCGGGTGGAGATGTTGTTGATACTGGCCTTCAAGTGCGTTATCAAATAAATGATGAATGGTTTTTTGACTCAGAAGTGATGGTAGACCCTGAGTTTCGTTCCTATTTAAATTTTAAGTTAGGGGCTGAAATTAGTTCTGGTGATTGGTGGTTTAATCCAACAATCGAAACTCGATTTAAAGAAGCTGAGTTTAACAATTATTATTACGGCCTGAGTGAGGATTCTAACCAAAGTATTGGTTCGGGAATTGATTTTAAAGCGGGCTTTATGTCTCGCTACCACGTAATTTCAAATCTTTACCTTCTTGGCGGAACTTATGTGTCTCGATTAGATGATAATGCATACGATAGTCAATATATTGATAATCGTTGGGAGTATGAATATTTTCTTGGTGTCGGTTTCTTTGCTGAAGAAGGTAAACCAACAAGAAAAAATATTGGTAATAAACCTTATTTGAGAGTTGCTCATGGATGGGCAACGCCATCTAATATTGGTGATATTATTCGTTTAGATTCAGAAAAAGATCCGCATAATAACCAAATGACTTCGGTATTTTATGGTTTACCTCTGACTGATGAGTTGTTTTCACTTCCTCTTGATCTATATTTAACGCCTGGTTATGTCCAACACTGGAAATCAGATGTTCAGAATCTTAGTTCAGAATTTGTTGTGGCCATAAAAGCTTATGCGACAATCCCTTGGCCAACGAAATGGCGTTTTGGTGTGGCTGAAGGGCTATCATATATCAATCACGTATCATATATAGAACAAACAGAGATGGATAGAAAAGGGTATAGAGAAAGTAAACTATTAAATTATTTAGATTTTTCTTTTGATATTAATTTGGGCGATCTTTTCAATAAAAGAGAATGGGACAGTGTCTGGTTAGGATATAGCATTCATCATCGCTCCGCTATTTTTGAAAATTCATCGCAATATGGAAGAATTAAAGGCGGAAGTAATTATAATTCAGTTTATTTACAATTTGATTTATAA